The stretch of DNA ATTTATAGTCAGGCTCTCTCCCGAATTCGGAACGGCTGTCGATGCCTCGTATATAGCCAGCAGAATCGCATCAATGAAAGGGATAGAAGAAGTCCGCTACAGAAAGAGCCTGCTCGTTTCCGTGGATAGATATGTCAATATACTGATCGGGCTTTCAACCGTTATCGGTGTTATAGTACTGCTTGCGGCCGTCTTGATCTCATCTTACACGATAAAACTCACGATATTCGCAAAGCGCGATCTCATCTGGACGATGAGGCTTGTCGGGGCTACCGACAGGTTCATACGAAGACCGTTCATCGTTGAGGGGTTGATTGAGGGGTTTGCGGCGGGCGTAATCGGCATCGGTATTATTGAGGCGGGCTATATAATTGCCGGGCGGCTTCTACAAGGATATATTCCTGTTGAAAAGGTAGAGGTCAATAACGAGATATATGCCGGGATGCTGGTATTCGGGGTAATCCTCGGCTGGATGAGCAGCAGCCTTTCTGTCAGGCGTTACCTGAAAGAGAAAATGTAAGCTGCGATTTATCGGGTAGGTGCGGCAGGAGGGGCACCAAAATCTCTTGTATATAAGAGGGGAATTAAAGGACTCTTTTTTATGATAAACCACCCCCTGCCCCCTCCTTAAAAAGGAGGGGGTTTATCCCATCTTCGATGGGATATGTAGGGGAGGGTTTGAAACCCTCCCGTATCAGCGGGCAGGCCCGCCTGCCTGATATTAGTCGGGTCTGTCCGAATAATGCCAGACAGGCAGGTCGCAGACCTGCCCCTACACTTGAGCTTATATGGAGTGCATTGACTGCGTCAATGCTGCATCAACGAAGTTGATGTTCAGAAGGAACTCCGCTGGAGCACTCCGAAGTCATTGAGCGGTCAGGGCAAGCCCTGACTCGCACAACATTGCATTTCTTCAATCGGGCTCCTTTCAGAATTTAGATTCCGCCGAAGGTCACGAGGAACTCCGTTGGAGCACTCCAAAGGTCATCCCATGCTGAATTCGCTCAAAGCCGAATATCTCATTATTTTGTCTTGACTGATACCCCTTTTATTTATATTTTTCGGGGTTATATAGAGGTGGTGCGACCAATATTATGAGCGAATTGAACAGAAGACAGAGAAATATCCTGACTGCCATCATCGGCGAGTTCATCGCATCGGCGTCTCCGGTCGGTTCTAAGACGATCAAACGCAGAAAAAACATTAGAATAAGTCCGGCTACGATCAGGCACGAAATGAATGAATTAGAGGAAAAAGGGTATCTGTTTCAACCGCATACATCTGCCGGAAGAGTTCCGACGAGCAAAGGATACAGATATTACGTCAATCTGCTCATGCCCGAACAGGAGCTCGATCCTGAACTACAGGACGGGATAGTTGAGTCGCTCCGGCCCTACGCGGTCGATATCGAATCTCTTTTGACTACCGCCAGCAGACTGCTCGGGGAATTCACGTCGGAATTAGGCGTAGCAATTGCGCCGCTGATACTTGAGGGGGAGTTAACAAGAATAAATTTATTTTCGGTAGCGAGTCAAACGTTGATGGTTGTATTACAGCTAAGAGAAGGATTTGCGAAGACGATCGTGCTGGAGATCGAATCGGCTATTCCACCGGAGACTCTTGAATCTCTCAGCGCGAGATTAAACGAGAGATTATCGGGTCTTTCGCTTCGGGAGATCAGGAGCACTATACATGAAAGGTGCAGGGATTTCACCGGGGAAGGCTCCGGGATCATACGGCTGCTTATTGATTCGGCGGACAGAGTTTTTGATTTTAACGAAAATGAAAAAGTAAAATTCAGCGGTTCGGCTAACATTATGGCGAAACCGGAATTTTCCGATCCCGCCAAAATGGGAAATCTGCTCAGCATTCTTGAGGATGAAAAGGGTCTTATCAAGAAGATACATGAATTAACGAGTGAGAAAGGATTGAACGTGATCATCGGAGACGAGCAGGAAGATCCCGATGTTTCCGAGTTAAGTTTTGTTACGTCGCCGTACAAATTTGGAAATCAATCGGGAATTCTTGCGGTAATCGGACCTACCCGGATGCAATATGGAAGGGCGATGTCGATAGTTGTGCATGCAGCTAATACTTTGACAGAATCCTTGTCGAATTGAATAAGGGGAGGTGTAGATAAAGTTGGTAAACAGCGAAGTTGAAAACGGTTCGAAGGACACACAAATAAAGAAGAAATCGAATAGCAGGCCTAAAAAGCCGAGGAAAAAAACTCCTACCAAATTACAACAACTCCGGTCCGAGATAGAGGAATTAAAAGACAGGCAATTAAGGCAGGCGGCTGAATATGAAAATTACAAAAAAAGGAGCATGAGGGAGACCGAGAGTGCGATCAAGCGAGCGGGAGATTACTCGACTGCTTCCTTTCTTCCACTATTGGATGATATCGAGAGGACACTCAAATCTGCGAAAGAGAACAGCAATACGGATTCGTTATTAGAGGGAATTGAGCTGATAAAAAGTAAATTTGAAAAGATACTCGAGGATAACGGGGTAACACCTATTGAATCTAAAGGAGAGAAATTCGATCCCGAATATCATGATGCAATGATGGTTGAGGAAGATTCAACCCTGGGGAATAACATCGTGATTGAAGAGTTCGAACGGGGGTTCAGACACGGCGACAGGATATTACGACCTGCTAAGGTTAAGGTAAATAGAAGATCAGATGGCTAAAGACTATTACGATACTCTTGGCGTAGCGAGAAACGCATCCGCCGAGGAGATAAAGAAAGCATACCGGAAAAAAGCGATGAAGTATCATCCGGATCGAAATCCCGGTGATAAAGAAGCCGAGAAAAGTTTTAAAGAGATCTCACACGCTTATTCCGTCCTCACCGACGATGATAAACGGGGCCGTTATGATCAGTTCGGCGAAGCGGGAGTGAAGGGTGGAGGATTCGATCCGTTTGCCGGAGACGCCTTCGACCTTTCGGATGCTCTTCGGACATTTATGGAACAAGGATTCGGCGGACTTGGCGGCGGTTTCGGTGACATATTCGGTTCTGAAAGGGGCGGTAGAAGAAATGTCAGGCGGGGCAGCAATCTCAAGCTCACGCTCGAAGTTACTCTTGAAGAGATTCTTACCGGTGTCGATAAAAAGCTAAAAATCAAAAGGTTTGAGAATTGCGAGAGATGTGACGGGAACGGAGCGGAGCCCGGGAGCAGCAGAAAAACATGTCCGGTTTGCCAGGGTCAGGGTCAGGTCAAGCAGGTAAGCAGATCATTGTTCGGAGAGTTCATCAATGTACAAACCTGTCCAAACTGCCACGGCGAAGGGCAAATTATAGACAGGTTATGCAAGAGCTGCGGCGGCTCCGGAAGAAAACGGGTCAACAAAACCGTAGAGGTGAAGATTCCCAAGGGTGTATCGACAGGTAACTATCTGACCCTTGCCGGTGAAGGAAACGCCGGCGAACACGGCGC from Candidatus Neomarinimicrobiota bacterium encodes:
- a CDS encoding ABC transporter permease codes for the protein MNFFFSVSEGIKGLRRIKGAALLAVLILSLSIAMVGMSAVVGWNGKKFVKFLRSQFDLTTFVVSDTPDEIIIQLGGEIGKIEGVRDVIYISPSQAARKFKKEFGEDVVDIVGTNPFPSSFIVRLSPEFGTAVDASYIASRIASMKGIEEVRYRKSLLVSVDRYVNILIGLSTVIGVIVLLAAVLISSYTIKLTIFAKRDLIWTMRLVGATDRFIRRPFIVEGLIEGFAAGVIGIGIIEAGYIIAGRLLQGYIPVEKVEVNNEIYAGMLVFGVILGWMSSSLSVRRYLKEKM
- the hrcA gene encoding heat-inducible transcription repressor HrcA; this translates as MSELNRRQRNILTAIIGEFIASASPVGSKTIKRRKNIRISPATIRHEMNELEEKGYLFQPHTSAGRVPTSKGYRYYVNLLMPEQELDPELQDGIVESLRPYAVDIESLLTTASRLLGEFTSELGVAIAPLILEGELTRINLFSVASQTLMVVLQLREGFAKTIVLEIESAIPPETLESLSARLNERLSGLSLREIRSTIHERCRDFTGEGSGIIRLLIDSADRVFDFNENEKVKFSGSANIMAKPEFSDPAKMGNLLSILEDEKGLIKKIHELTSEKGLNVIIGDEQEDPDVSELSFVTSPYKFGNQSGILAVIGPTRMQYGRAMSIVVHAANTLTESLSN
- the grpE gene encoding nucleotide exchange factor GrpE, with product MVNSEVENGSKDTQIKKKSNSRPKKPRKKTPTKLQQLRSEIEELKDRQLRQAAEYENYKKRSMRETESAIKRAGDYSTASFLPLLDDIERTLKSAKENSNTDSLLEGIELIKSKFEKILEDNGVTPIESKGEKFDPEYHDAMMVEEDSTLGNNIVIEEFERGFRHGDRILRPAKVKVNRRSDG
- the dnaJ gene encoding molecular chaperone DnaJ — translated: MAKDYYDTLGVARNASAEEIKKAYRKKAMKYHPDRNPGDKEAEKSFKEISHAYSVLTDDDKRGRYDQFGEAGVKGGGFDPFAGDAFDLSDALRTFMEQGFGGLGGGFGDIFGSERGGRRNVRRGSNLKLTLEVTLEEILTGVDKKLKIKRFENCERCDGNGAEPGSSRKTCPVCQGQGQVKQVSRSLFGEFINVQTCPNCHGEGQIIDRLCKSCGGSGRKRVNKTVEVKIPKGVSTGNYLTLAGEGNAGEHGAPQGDLIVFIQEKEHKHFVRDEADLFIEAKITFSQAALGAEIEIPTLSGKAKLKVPPGVQSGRFLRMRGKGLPKLRGGRNGDQMVRIQVWTPSKVTEAQRELFKKLERTNGVKPPEAVGKGSFENMSENL